The proteins below come from a single Oncorhynchus gorbuscha isolate QuinsamMale2020 ecotype Even-year linkage group LG12, OgorEven_v1.0, whole genome shotgun sequence genomic window:
- the LOC123990926 gene encoding homeobox protein Meis2-like has product MSMAQRYDELAHYGGGMDGVGLPASMYGDPHAPRPLPQVHHLNHGPPPHPTQHYGAHAPHNIMPSSMGSAVNDGLKRDKDQIYGHPLFPLLALVFEKCELATCTPREPGVAGGDVCSSDSFNEDIAVFAKQIRAEKPLFSSNPELDNLMIQAIQVLRFHLLELEKVHELCDNFCHRYISCLKGKMPIDLVIDDRDGCKSDFDDLTGSSTNLADHNPASWRDLEDAHSTPSVGTPGPSSGGHVSQSGDNSSELGDGLDNSLASPGTGDEDDQDKKRQKKRGIFPKVATNIMRAWLFQHLTHPYPSEEQKKQLAQDTGLTILQVNNWFINARRRIVQPMIDQSNRTVGQGTAYSPDGQPMGGFVLDGQQHMGIRPGGPMGGMGMNMGMDGQWHYM; this is encoded by the exons ATGTCGATGGCGCAAAGG TACGATGAGCTGGCCCATTATGGTGGTGGGATGGACGGAGTTGGACTCCCGGCGTCTATGTATGGAGACCCGCATGCTCCCCGGCCGCTTCCGCAAGTCCACCACCTGAACCACGGTCCGCCTCCTCATCCAACCCAGCACTATGGAGCCCACGCACCCCACAACATCATGCCCAGCAGCATGGGCAGCGCTGTCAACGACGGGCTAAAAAGAGACAAAGATCAAATCTATGG TCACCCGTTATTCCCTCTGCTAGCACTGGTGTTTGAAAAGTGTGAGTTGGCGACCTGCACACCGAGGGAGCCTGGAGTAGCGGGCGGCGATGTCTGCTCGTCAGACTCCTTCAACGAAGACATCGCTGTCTTTGCAAAACAG atACGTGCAGAGAAACCGTTATTTTCATCGAATCCAGAGTTGGACAACTTG ATGATCCAAGCTATACAAGTATTACGATTTCATCTTTTGGAATTAGAGAAG GTGCACGAGCTCTGCGACAACTTCTGCCATCGGTACATCAGTTGTTTGAAAGGCAAAATGCCCATAGACTTGGTCATAGACGACCGAGATGGCTGCAAATCTGACTTCGATGACCTGACAGGATCCTCCACAAATCTAGCAGATCAC AACCCGGCatcctggagagacctggaaGACGCCCACTCCACGCCTTCTGTGGGCACCCCGGGGCCCTCCAGCGGGGGCCACGTCTCCCAGAGTGGGGACAACAGCAGTGAACTCG GAGACGGCCTCGACAACAGCCTTGCATCACCGGGCACAGGGGACGAGGACGACCAGGACAAGAAGCGGCAGAAGAAGAGAGGCATCTTCCCCAAAGTTGCCACCAATATCATGCGAGCGTGGCTCTTCCAGCACCTTACG CACCCCTATCCTTCAGAGGAACAGAAGAAGCAGCTAGCACAGGACACAGGCCTCACCATCCTGCAAGTGAACAACTG gttcatcaaCGCCAGGAGGAGAATAGTACAGCCTATGATTGACCAGTCTAACAGAACAG TGGGCCAGGGGACAGCATACAGCCCTGACGGTCAACCAATGGGAGGCTTTGTACTGGACGGACAGCAGCACATGGGAATTCGACCTGGTG GACCAATGGGTGGCATGGGAATGAATATGGGCATGGATGGACAGTGGCACTACATGTAA